Below is a window of Hydrogenovibrio crunogenus DNA.
ACTTTGATGCTGAAAAGGAAGATATGACTTGGCAGGCAGATCGGTTCCGCCAAATGATTCGGTTGGCGATTCAGCTCAACAAGCCTTTGATTATTCATACCCGTTATTCCACTCCAGATTGTTTACAAATTTTGCAAGAAGAAGGTGCCGACCAGGTCGGAGGCATTATGCACTGCTTTGTGGAAGATATTGAAACCGCAGAAGCCGCCATGGCCTTAGGGTTTTATATTTCATTTTCCGGAATTGTTACCTTTAAAAATGCCAAAGAGCTTAAAGAAGTTGCAAAAATGGTTCCGCTTGATCGAATTTTAGTGGAAACCGATGCGCCTTATTTAGCTCCTGTTCCTTATCGCGGTAAAACCAATCAACCCGGTTATACACGCTATGTGGTTGAAGAAATTGCTCATCTCAGAGAGTTATCTGTCGAAGAAGTGGCCAACGCGACCACCGAGAATTTCAAAAGGCTCTTTAAATTATGAGTCAAGCATCCAGCAACATTTCATCGAATGAGTCATCTCTAGATAGAAATGTTGAGGGAGCAAATGACTCTTACTTAAACGATACCCAGCCGACTCAAGTAGCCTATAGCTGGCAGCGTATTTTTGATTTGGTGGTGCAGCATAAACCACGTTTGATTAAAGCCCATATTATTGCGTTCTTGGCAATGATGGCCACGGTGCCGCTCCCTTTGTTATTACCGCTCTTGGTAGATGAAGTGTTGCTTCAACAACCAGGATGGATTGTTCACTCACTCAACCATATTATTCCAGAAAGCTGGCAAACGGCACTGGGGTATATCCTAATCGTGACGTTGGCCACGATTCTGCTACGCATCCTCGGTGTGGCCTTTGGAGTCTGGCAGGTTCAGCAATTCACTCTAATTTCTAAAGACGTCACGTATCGTATTCGCACCGATCTTTTAGCGCGTATTCAAGGCGTAGCCATGTCTCAGTATGAAACGATGGGCAGTGGCAGTGTGACTGCGACGATGGTGAACGATGTCAATACGTTGGACACCTTTTTGGGGACAACCGTTGGAAAACTCATTTTAGCGGTCTTTTCTCTGGTTGGGGTAACCGCCGTTCTATTATGGTTACACTGGGAACTGGCGCTGTTTATTTTATTTATGAACCCTGTTGTAGTGTATTTTACGATGCGTATGGGGCGTAAGGTAAAAACGCTGAAAAAAGATGAAAACAGTGCGGTGGATGCCTTTCAACAGTCTTTATCCGAAACGTTGGATGCTTTGCAGCAAGTTCGAGCAGCGAATCAGGACAGTCCTTTTTTCCAGCGCATCCGTGGGAGTGCTTATGAAATTAAGCGTCATTCAGAAGCGTTTACCTGGAAATCAGAAGCGGCCAGTCGACTCTCTTTTCTCATTTTCTTGATTGGGTTTGATATTTTCCGTGGTGTCAGTTTTCTGATGGTGGTCTTTTCTAATTTATCCATTGGGGAGATGATGGCCGTGTTCGGTTATCTTTGGTTTATGATGGGGCCTGTTCAGGAAATTTTAGCGATTCAATACTCTTACAGTGCCGGGAGTGGTGCCTTGCAGCGTATCAATCAAGTATTGGATTTAAAACAGGAACCGCGTTATCCAGCGTTGAAAAACCCTTTTGATGCCAAAGAAGTATCTGTTGAAGTTAAAAATGTTTCTTTCCACTATCCTGGTAAAGAAGAAGCGGTATTGCATAACCTGAACTTTACCATTGAGCCTGGGGAGAAATTAGCTTTTGTTGGAGCCAGCGGTGGCGGTAAGACCACGTTGGTACAGTTGTTACTCGGCTTTTATGAACAAGAGTCTGGAGATATTTGCTATAACGGTGTGTCTATTAAAGAAATTGGTCAACAGCGTGTGCGTGAAAATATCGCAACCGTATTGCAACAGCCTGTGTTATTTCAGCAGAGTGTTCGGTTTAATTTGTCTTTAGGTCAGGACTTACCGGATGAGAAGCTGTGGCAAGCATTAGAAATGGCTCAGTTAAAAGAGGTCATTGAGGCATTGGAATATCAGCTTGAAACAGTGGTGGGCCGAAATGGCATTAAACTCTCCGGGGGTCAAAGACAAAGACTCGCGATTGCAAGAATGATTTTACAAGACCCTAAAGTGGTGATTATGGATGAGGCCACCTCTGCATTGGATATGGAAACCGAGCGTAAGTTATATGTTGATTTGGCACCGTTCCTGGCAGGGCGGACAACGCTTATTGTGGCGCATCGTTTAAGTTCGATTAAACAAGCCGATCGTATTTTGGTGTTTGAAGATGGTCATATTATAGAATCCGGTAGTCATGAAGATTTGGTTGTGTCGGGCGGAACTTATCAGCGGTTGTATCGCTAATAAAAAACCACCAGGCCTGGTGGTTTTAGATGTGTTGCTTACCTCAAAAAACAGTTGTTTAAAACTCATCCCACTCATTTGAAGAGGAGGCAGAAGCTTTTGTCATTTCTGTCTTTGACTCGTTTTGTTTTTTAGTTGAAGGCAAACTGGCAGGCTTGGCTACCGACTTTGATGGGCTGGTGGACTGAGGTTGTGAAGGAACAGATTTCTCCGCTACAGCCTTGGTAAGGGTTTCTCTTTTGGCTGCTTGAGTCAACTTCATTGTTTGATTGGTTTTGAAAAAGGTCATGTTTCTGTCTAAGCTTTCAGCTTGTTCGTTCATGCTGTCAGCGGCGGCAGCTGTTTGTTCTACTAATGCCGCATTTTGTTGAGTTACTTCATCGATTTGGTTAACTGCTTTATGAACTTGAACGATGCCTTCCATTTGTTGGCTTGATGCCTGAGCGATTTGTTCAATCATCTGTGTGACTTCATTGATCGATTGATTAATTCCAGACAAAACTTCACCTGACTCGGATGCCAGTTGTGTGCCTTGATCAATACGTGTAACACTTTCGGTGATTAAGCCCGTAATTTCTTTGGCGGCATCGGCTGATTTTTGCGCCAGAGAGCGCACCTCTCCTGCCACCACTGCAAAACCACGTCCGTGGTCACCGGCTCGTGCGGCTTCCACCGCTGCATTGAGTGCCAGTAAGTTAGTTTGGAAGGCAATGCCGTCAATTAACGTGACAATATCCGAAATCTTATGACTGGATTCCTGGATGGCACTCATTGCTTCAATAGTTTGTTTCATAACCGTAGAACCGGTGTTGGATTGGCCTTGTACCGTCTGTGCCACATCTGCTGCTTCTTTTGCCTGTTCAGCATTGCTTTTGACACTGGACGTCATTTCTTCCATGGTCGAAGAAGTTTCTTCAATGGCTGCTGCTTGTTGCTGTACGCGTTGACTTAAATCCATTGCGCCCTGAGCCACTTCTTGAGAACCTTGAGAGACAATTTGTGATGCATATGTTGTCTGATCAATGACGTCCGACAACTTAATGACCGTATTGTTGACGGTTTGCTTAAAGTCATTCAGATGACCTTTGTAATCTCCGGTGACAGTCTGGGTCAGGTTACCTTGTTCAATTTCTCTGAGTACGCTAATGGCTTCATTAAGGGGATGAACGATACCGTCTAATATCCGGTTAATCCCTTCAATCATTTGTTTCCAGTCACCTTGGAGCTGCTTAGCATCTGCGCGTTTATCAAGATTTCCGTTCGTGACTGCCTGAATCAACATATTGGTATCATCGGTAATGGTTTTAAGGTTGTGGCGAACCGCTTCAATGGCTTCATTGATAAAAGCTTTTTTACCGGGCAGTTTTTCAATATGGGCATTGAAGTCACCTTTTCCGAAAGATTCAAAAACAGCCATGGCTTTTTTATTGACGTTAATGTGTTCACCGACCATTGTATTGACACCTATGGCCATTTTTCGGAAATCGCCCTGGAATTTATTTTCGTCAAGATTGACATCAATGTTGCCGGCATCATGTTGTTGAGACATATGTTGCATATCTTCTAATAAAGATTTTAGGGTGTCTTGTACATGTTTCATTGCGCCCAGCATTTGGCCGGTTTCATCTCTAGTTTCGATGTTGATCTGGGTGGATAAATTACCATTAGCAATGGTGTTGGCTGTGTCGATGGAGTGGTGTAATTGTCGGGAGATGTTTTTTGGAATTGAATAACCAAGCCATAGAGCACCGAGTAGAATCACACCTAGTATCGCGGTGGCAATGTTCTGAAATTGATCAAGCTGTTGTGCTAAATGTTCGCGCATTTCAATTGATTTGGATAGAGCTGCTTCGCCGGCTTTATCCAAATTGTCTCGTAGTGCGGAGAAATGATGATCAGCCTTCTTTCGCAGGGCTAGAATTTCTGCTTGACTAGCCTGTTGTTCTATCGCAGCCACCAGATTGTCCGATTGCTTTTTCCAAGCATCAAAATCAGACTTAAAATTCGCCGATTTGGCTAACACATCAGGGTAATCATGCATGTTTTCTTGGTATTTCGCATAACGATCGAAAACCTGTTGAGCATTTTCGAGGCGAGATTTATTTTCTTCCTCGAATGAACCATAGTGAGCTAATAAGTTTAGCTCGGCTTCTTTTGCTTGATATAGATCACGGTCTGCATTGAGAGTTAAAGATATTGACTGAACAAATTTTTCTGCCTGTAACTGGATGGAATGTTCTTGCATTTTAAGCATCCAAGAAAAAATGACCAGTAAAAGGATAATTGAAACCGCCAGAGTGATTATTGGTATAGAACTTTTGATTCGAATACTATTAAGGTTTTTTGCTGTAAGCATAGAAAATACCGCCCTTTATATTAAGTTCTTTTATACGTATTTTAAATTATAATTTATTGTCGTTTTTGAAGTGGAAACTTTTTAATATTGATTAACCACGTTTTTGTTTAAGTTTTTGATGTCGTGTTTTTACGTTATTACTCATTGTTTTTTATACAAAAATTGATAGTAGTTAAAAAGTGAGAGGAAAAAGTAAATATTGCTGTTAGTTTTGATAAAGTCTAATGGAACCGCAAAGTAGGCATTTGTTTGAATGGTTATCAACGATTGTATTGTTAAAGGCTGAAGAATCACGGGCAATGATTATGAATATTATCTTTTTTTCTTTATGGTTTAATCCATTCACACTTGATTAAAGGGCTTTTAAGTGCATCTATTAAAACATGTAATTTTACTGTGGGTGTTTTTAACAACGCTATTCGGTGTGGTAGCGCTTTATGCTTTTGATGAAGCGAACTTGGCCGATAAAGTCTGGATTATCGGCGCTATCCCAATTTTCATTTGGGTGGTCTGGGATATCATAAAAAGTCTACACTATAAAAAAATCGGTGTGGATGTTATAGCAGCCCTCGCAATTGCCGGTGCTTTTCTGTTAACGGAATACCTTGCAGCAGCCGTTATTACACTTATGTATGCCAGTGGGCAATCGCTAGAGCAATATGCCGCCAACCGTGCCAAGCAGGAATTGACCAAATTACTCAGTCGAGTGCCAACAATGGCGGATTGTTATGTGGATGGAACCATAAAAAGTGTCCCGGTTGCAGAGCTTCAACCGGGAGATCGGCTGATGATTAAAACAGGTGCCGTGCTGCCTGTTGATGGTTATGTTTCAGGTGGTCCTGCAATACTCGATGAGTCTTCTTTAACAGGAGAATCACTTCCCGTGACACATGCCGAAGGGCAAGCCGCCAGCAGTGGTACGCTGAATATGGGACAGCCTTTTGATTTAATAACGGTGCATGATGCTGCTAACAGTGCTTATGCAGGAATTATTCGCCTTGTGCAGGAAGCACAAAAGGGCAAAGCGCCTTTTACCCGCATGGCTGATCGTTATGCTTTATGGTTCATTCCCTTAACACTAATGGTGGCAGGGGGAGCTTGGTTGTTTTCCGGAGATCCTGTCAGGGCGCTAGCCGTTTTGGTGGTGGCAACGCCTTGCCCTCTGATTCTCGCAGCACCAATTGCGATGGTCGCAGGCATATCTACCGCAGCTCGACAAGGTTTGTTGATTAAGAATGGCGCAGCACTGGAAGCTTTGGCTAACAGTGAACGGATTATTTTAGATAAAACTGGAACTTTAACGACGGGAAATCCACGGTTACTTGATATTAAGTCGGATGGCCGTTTAACTTATGAAGACATTCTCCAGTTGGCTGCTTCTCTGGAACAAGCCTCTTTCCATGTGGTTTCAAATGCGATTGTCGAGTCTGCTAAACAGCGGAATATAGCTCTCTTAATACCAAAACAGGTTAAAGATGTCGCTGGAAAAGGCGTGCAGGGAATGTTGAATAATCAACAGATCATGATTGGTCAACCTTCATGGGTGCTGGACTCAATGCAAACGCCTACCTCTGATTGGGTGGTTTCATTGCTTAAACGCTCCAGTCATAACGGTCAAATGCTATTGCTGTTATCTGTAGACCATCAGGTTCGCGGCGCTCTGATTTTGCAAGACGAAATCCGTACTGATGCTCCGAGAGCTTTAAGAAGTCTTCGAGCTTCGGGCGTCCAAAGCCTTTCAATGGCCAGTGGTGATCAAGTTGAGATTGCAAAAAGTATCGGTCACGTTCTCGGGATGGATCACGTTTATGCAGGGCTTCATCCTGGTGATAAAGTAAAGATTATTCGTCAGGAACGCCAGCAAGGCACCACAATGATGGTGGGAGATGGTGTTAATGACGCGCCAGCGCTGGCCACCGCTGATATTGGGGTTGCAATGGGAGCAGAAGGCGCGGGGGCGAGTTCAGAGGCCGCAGATGCTGTATTAATGGTTGAACGGATTGATGTGCTAGCCGATGGGGTGCAAATTGCTAGGCGCAGTCAAGCAATTGCCAAACAAAGTGTGGTGGTGGGGATGACGTTGTCCTTGATTGCCATGCTGTTTGCTGCATTTGGGTATCTTACCCCCTTGGTTGGAGCACTGCTGCAAGAAGGGATTGATGTATTAGTCATTATTAATGCGCTTCGAGCGTTGCGTTTTCCTGTAACGCATGACAGTATTCTGAATGTTGAGCAACAAGAAAAACTGCAAAAACAGCATGCTGACTTACAGCCTACGCTCGATCAAATGCGTCAACTGGCAGACCGTTTAGCCAGCCATCAACAAGTGACGGCTGAAGAAATAGCTGAATTAGCACGTTTGATTGAACAAAAACTGATACCACATGAACAAATAGATGAACGAAAGCTACATCCTGAGTTGGCCCATAAAATGGTGGGGAATGATCCAATGGCCATGTTAAGTCGAACTCATGGAGAAATTCTTCAGTTATGTAATCAATATTTGTCGCTGGTGAATCAACCGCGGGACGAACATCAACGCAATGCTATGATTGGCGTGCTTTATGGGTTGGAAGCTATTTTAAAATTGCACTTTGCTCAAGAAGATGAGTTGTATTCTTTGTTGGCCAATAATTACCAAGCCTAGCATTATAAAAAGCAGTTATATCAACGGTGAATGTTTTGAGGCGTTAAACTAATGACGTTTTAGAAACTAACGTAGTTAGATAATGGTTGCTTTAGTTTGAAAAGTAAGGGGGGAAGAAAAATGGGGCGAATGACGGGGATCGAACCCGCGACAACAGGAATCACAATCCTGGGCTCTACCAACTGAGCTACATCCGCCATAGTGGTGTGAAAGACATACCGTAAATGGCACGCCCATCAGGATTCGAACCTGAAACCCTCGCCTTAGAAGGGCGATGCTCTATCCAGTTGAGCTATGGGCGCTCTATCGAACCTCTCGATACCGTGTTGATAGACAATCAATAAGCATCAACAAGATAAAAATTGGTCGGAGTAGAGGGATTTGAACCCCCGACCACCTGTACCCAAAACAGGTGCGCTACCAAACTGCGCTATACTCCGAAAAGATGCGGCGTATTGTATAGAGCGAAAGCAAAGCTGTCAATAACTAAAATTCGCTTTTATTAAAAATTTTTTGCTCTGAGTTTTGTTACACGGAAATCGAAATCAGTTATCATATCGCGTATTCCGTGACTTTTAATAAGGATATCAATATGTCAGCACAGATCTTGGATGGAAAAGCCATCGCATTGGAATTAAGAGACTCGATTCAAAAAGAAGTGGCAGCGCAGGTGGCAGAAGGAAAAATGCCTCCTGGGCTTGCGGTTATTCTGGTCGGGGAAGACCCTGCGTCACAAGTGTATGTTAAGAATAAGAAGATTGCTTGTGAAAAAGCTGGGTTTAACGATGTGTCGATGGTGTTGCCTGCTGAAACGTCTCAAGCCGAACTGTTGGCTAAGATTGATGAGCTGAATGCACGAGACGATGTGCATGGCATCATCGTTCAGTTGCCTGTGCCTGACCATATTGATCCGGAAGAAATTATTGAACGAATTGATCCGAAAAAAGATGTGGATGGGTTTCACCCATATAACATGGGACGTTTAGCGACACGCTTGCCTGAATTAGCCCCTTGTACACCACATGGCGTGATGACGATGCTGGCAAAAACGGGCATTCCACTGCGTGGTTTGAATGCGGTTGTGGTCGGTGCTTCGAATATTGTAGGGGTGCCAATGGCGTTGGAACTGTTAAATGAACGTGCAACGGTCACAGTCTGCCACAGTGCAACCAAAGATTTACCTCAGAAAGTTGCGGAAGCGGATTTGGTGGTCGTCGGTGTCGGGATTCCGAACATGGTGAAAGGCGACTGGATTAAAGACGGCGCCATAGTCATTGATGTGGGGATAAACCGTCTGGATGATGGTTCGCTGTGCGGTGATGTTGAGTATGATGTTGCCAAAGAAAAAGCCAGTTGGATTACGCCGGTTCCGGGTGGGGTTGGCCCGATGACGATCGCAACATTGTTGCAGAATACCTTACAAGCTGCTTATGGCGTAAAAGCATAAGTGTAATTAGCGTTGTGTAGTGTTGTGTAAAAATAGCCAGGCCTGGCTATTTTGGGATCAACAAAGTTTGATATCAAAAAGCCCTCAATATTGAGGGCTTTTTGATGTTGCTGTCTTGTTTAAATTTTAAGTGTTAGGCTCAGAAGGCACTTGCTCTTCTTCAGCAGAGTCAGTCACTTCCGCTTCTTCTAAAGGCGGTAAGCCTAAAAATTCACGTCTGAAGTTTTCCATGCCTTTTGAGACCAAATCGGTCGTCGCCGAAAACGTGTCTTTGACCTGTCCATCAAATACATTCAAATCACTCAAAATGCCTTGTGCTTCATCAAACCCTTGTTGCAGTCCGCCACCAACAACGCTCATGAATTCCTGCATTAAAGCTTCGCCTTCCAGTTCAGGGTGAGCTTTTTGAAAAGCCGGCAAGAAAGCGGTGGCGCCACTGACGATTCGGCCAGCGGTATTTTCCGGCGTCCAATATTCCATGCCACCTTGTTTTTTCAGTGCTTCCTGACTGATGGCGTTTTCACCCAGTTCGGGCGTCAAGGTTTCATTCAGTTTTTCAATCGCCGCCTGAAAGGTCATTTTGAGCGAGTTTTCAATGGCTTTGCTTGAATCGCCAAATAAGTGCGCCACCAAGCTGGCTTGTCGCTCATTTCGGATGGTCATTTGATCGGCTTTGATTTGGCCTTGTCCAGGATGCTGTTCAGACTTGTTAGCGGATTGTGCTTGCTCGTTTCGGTTGTCGTGTCCCGCAAGTTTTTGATAAGCCATTAACCCGGGAGGGATGTTTGAGATGGGCATAACAATTTCCTTTTCTGGCAATGTAAAAAAACAAATGGAAAGTGATTTGGTTCAAGTCTCTGTTCCATTTCAAATAGAGAATTCTTATAAGTTTTTGTATTTGTTGTGTTTAGTGCTTATCTTATCGGTAATTTAATGTTTAAGAAAGCATTTTCTCTAATCTGGGTAACGGCCGTTTTGGTAAAAACTTAAGTAAAAATGGATGCGTCGAAAATAAAAGCGATTGTTTCGGGGCTAAGCGAAAAATTGTCGCGTTACACTGCTGATAATAAAGGTGAAAAATGGTATTATTTCGCTTTTAAGATGAAAGCCTATTAAAAGTTATGGAATTAAATCCAATTTACACCCAAATCAAAGATTTTACTGAGCGCACCGAAGTGCTTAGGGGGTATCTTTGACTATGATACCAAGCAAGAACGATTGGTTGAAGTTGAACGCGAATTAGAAGACCCTAGTGTTTGGAATGAACCGGAGCGTGCACAAGCCTTAGGAAAAGAAAAATCTCAACTCGATAATGTGGTGACCACCATTCAGGACTTGGAGAGCAGTCTGGAGTCGGCACATGAGATTTTGGAAATGGCGGAAATGGATGCCGATCAGGAAATGGTCGATGAAGTGGTGTCTGAGTTGGCGCGTTTGGAAGAAAAGCTGGAGCAACTTGAATTTCAACGTATGTTTTCCGGTGAATTGGATGCCAATAACTGTTATTTAGAGATTCAATCTGGCTCAGGTGGCACCGAAGCGCAGGACTGGGCGAATATGATCCTTCGTATGTATTTGCGCTGGGCGGAAAGTCATGGCTTTAAGGCTGAGATTTTAGAAATATCGGCCGGAGATGTGGCTGGTATCAAAGGAGCTACCGTTCATGTGCAAGGCGATTATGCTTTCGGTTGGTTAAGAACGGAAACCGGGGTACACCGTCTGGTACGTAAGTCACCATTTGATTCCGGGAATCGACGTCATACCTCATTTGCATCGGTTTTCATTTCGCCAGAAATTGATGACAGTTTTGAAGTCGAAATCAATCCAGCTGATTTACGCATCGATGTGTATCGTGCCAGTGGTGCGGGTGGGCAGCATGTCAACAAAACCGAATCGGCGGTACGGATTACGCATTTACCAACCAATACGGTGACACAGTGTCAAAACGGTCGTTCTCAGCATCAAAACAAGGCTGAAGCAATGAAGCAGTTACGTGCCAAGTTATATGAGCTGGAAATGTTGAGCCGCAACGCTGAGAAACAAGAAATGGAAGAAAATAAGTCGGACATTGGCTGGGGAAGTCAGATCCGTTCTTACGTGCTGGATTCCGGACGGATTAAAGATTTACGTACCAACGTCGAAACCGGTAACACCAATGGCGTATTGGATGGGGATTTGGATCAGTTTATCATCCCTAGTTTAAAGGCCGGTGTCTAAAGTAAAAGAAGATTAATTATAACAATAGAATTCAACCCTAACTAACTACAAGTATTGAATAGGAAGCAACATGGCAAACCCTGAAAACCCAACTCCTGAAGTCGATGAAAATAAAATCATTGCGGAACGACGTGCGAAATTAGCGGCACTGCGTGAAGCCGGCCACTCTTACCCAAATACGTTTAGACGTAACGATGTGTCGAGTGACCTTCATGAACAATATGACGCCTTCAGTAAAGAAGAACTGGCTGAGATGGAACCTGTTCGTGTCAAAGTCGCTGGTCGTATGTTATTGCGTCGTATTATGGGGAAAGCCAGTTTTGCTACTTTGCAGGATACACATGGTCGTATTCAGATTTATGTGACACGTGATGAGTTGCCTGAAGGGTTCTACAATACGCAATTCAAAAAATGGGACTTAGGGGAT
It encodes the following:
- a CDS encoding TatD family hydrolase — translated: MIIDSHCHLNILPEDIGTTEEVIQQAHDLGVDKMMCIAIGPDQWHEVLALADTHEEVYAAIGVHPCETKDVVVTDEAVLEAAKHPKVLAIGEVGLDYYHFDAEKEDMTWQADRFRQMIRLAIQLNKPLIIHTRYSTPDCLQILQEEGADQVGGIMHCFVEDIETAEAAMALGFYISFSGIVTFKNAKELKEVAKMVPLDRILVETDAPYLAPVPYRGKTNQPGYTRYVVEEIAHLRELSVEEVANATTENFKRLFKL
- a CDS encoding ABC transporter ATP-binding protein, coding for MSQASSNISSNESSLDRNVEGANDSYLNDTQPTQVAYSWQRIFDLVVQHKPRLIKAHIIAFLAMMATVPLPLLLPLLVDEVLLQQPGWIVHSLNHIIPESWQTALGYILIVTLATILLRILGVAFGVWQVQQFTLISKDVTYRIRTDLLARIQGVAMSQYETMGSGSVTATMVNDVNTLDTFLGTTVGKLILAVFSLVGVTAVLLWLHWELALFILFMNPVVVYFTMRMGRKVKTLKKDENSAVDAFQQSLSETLDALQQVRAANQDSPFFQRIRGSAYEIKRHSEAFTWKSEAASRLSFLIFLIGFDIFRGVSFLMVVFSNLSIGEMMAVFGYLWFMMGPVQEILAIQYSYSAGSGALQRINQVLDLKQEPRYPALKNPFDAKEVSVEVKNVSFHYPGKEEAVLHNLNFTIEPGEKLAFVGASGGGKTTLVQLLLGFYEQESGDICYNGVSIKEIGQQRVRENIATVLQQPVLFQQSVRFNLSLGQDLPDEKLWQALEMAQLKEVIEALEYQLETVVGRNGIKLSGGQRQRLAIARMILQDPKVVIMDEATSALDMETERKLYVDLAPFLAGRTTLIVAHRLSSIKQADRILVFEDGHIIESGSHEDLVVSGGTYQRLYR
- a CDS encoding heavy metal translocating P-type ATPase, with product MHLLKHVILLWVFLTTLFGVVALYAFDEANLADKVWIIGAIPIFIWVVWDIIKSLHYKKIGVDVIAALAIAGAFLLTEYLAAAVITLMYASGQSLEQYAANRAKQELTKLLSRVPTMADCYVDGTIKSVPVAELQPGDRLMIKTGAVLPVDGYVSGGPAILDESSLTGESLPVTHAEGQAASSGTLNMGQPFDLITVHDAANSAYAGIIRLVQEAQKGKAPFTRMADRYALWFIPLTLMVAGGAWLFSGDPVRALAVLVVATPCPLILAAPIAMVAGISTAARQGLLIKNGAALEALANSERIILDKTGTLTTGNPRLLDIKSDGRLTYEDILQLAASLEQASFHVVSNAIVESAKQRNIALLIPKQVKDVAGKGVQGMLNNQQIMIGQPSWVLDSMQTPTSDWVVSLLKRSSHNGQMLLLLSVDHQVRGALILQDEIRTDAPRALRSLRASGVQSLSMASGDQVEIAKSIGHVLGMDHVYAGLHPGDKVKIIRQERQQGTTMMVGDGVNDAPALATADIGVAMGAEGAGASSEAADAVLMVERIDVLADGVQIARRSQAIAKQSVVVGMTLSLIAMLFAAFGYLTPLVGALLQEGIDVLVIINALRALRFPVTHDSILNVEQQEKLQKQHADLQPTLDQMRQLADRLASHQQVTAEEIAELARLIEQKLIPHEQIDERKLHPELAHKMVGNDPMAMLSRTHGEILQLCNQYLSLVNQPRDEHQRNAMIGVLYGLEAILKLHFAQEDELYSLLANNYQA
- the folD gene encoding bifunctional methylenetetrahydrofolate dehydrogenase/methenyltetrahydrofolate cyclohydrolase FolD gives rise to the protein MSAQILDGKAIALELRDSIQKEVAAQVAEGKMPPGLAVILVGEDPASQVYVKNKKIACEKAGFNDVSMVLPAETSQAELLAKIDELNARDDVHGIIVQLPVPDHIDPEEIIERIDPKKDVDGFHPYNMGRLATRLPELAPCTPHGVMTMLAKTGIPLRGLNAVVVGASNIVGVPMALELLNERATVTVCHSATKDLPQKVAEADLVVVGVGIPNMVKGDWIKDGAIVIDVGINRLDDGSLCGDVEYDVAKEKASWITPVPGGVGPMTIATLLQNTLQAAYGVKA
- a CDS encoding DUF5610 domain-containing protein — its product is MPISNIPPGLMAYQKLAGHDNRNEQAQSANKSEQHPGQGQIKADQMTIRNERQASLVAHLFGDSSKAIENSLKMTFQAAIEKLNETLTPELGENAISQEALKKQGGMEYWTPENTAGRIVSGATAFLPAFQKAHPELEGEALMQEFMSVVGGGLQQGFDEAQGILSDLNVFDGQVKDTFSATTDLVSKGMENFRREFLGLPPLEEAEVTDSAEEEQVPSEPNT
- the prfB gene encoding peptide chain release factor 2 (programmed frameshift), which encodes MELNPIYTQIKDFTERTEVLRGYLDYDTKQERLVEVERELEDPSVWNEPERAQALGKEKSQLDNVVTTIQDLESSLESAHEILEMAEMDADQEMVDEVVSELARLEEKLEQLEFQRMFSGELDANNCYLEIQSGSGGTEAQDWANMILRMYLRWAESHGFKAEILEISAGDVAGIKGATVHVQGDYAFGWLRTETGVHRLVRKSPFDSGNRRHTSFASVFISPEIDDSFEVEINPADLRIDVYRASGAGGQHVNKTESAVRITHLPTNTVTQCQNGRSQHQNKAEAMKQLRAKLYELEMLSRNAEKQEMEENKSDIGWGSQIRSYVLDSGRIKDLRTNVETGNTNGVLDGDLDQFIIPSLKAGV